One stretch of Glycine soja cultivar W05 chromosome 7, ASM419377v2, whole genome shotgun sequence DNA includes these proteins:
- the LOC114418141 gene encoding linoleate 9S-lipoxygenase 1 → MFGILGGNKGHKIKGTVVLMSKNVLDFNEIVSTTQGGLVGAATGIFGAATGIVGGVVDGATAIFSRNIAIQLISATKTDGLGNGKVGKQTYLEKHLPSLPTLGDRQDAFSVYFEWDNDFGIPGAFYIKNFMQSEFFLVSVTLEDIPNHGTIHFVCNSWVYNAKSYKRDRIFFANKTYLPNETPTPLVKYRKEELENLRGDGKGERKEYDRIYDYDVYNDLGNPDKSNDLARPVLGGSSAYPYPRRGRTGRKPTTKDSKSESPSSSTYIPRDENFGHLKSSDFLTYGIKSIAQTVLPTFQSAFGLNAEFDRFDDVRGLFEGGIHLPTDALSKISPLPVLKEIFRTDGEQVLKFPPPHVIKVSKSAWMTDEEFGREMLAGVNPCLIECLQVFPPKSKLDPTVYGDQTSTITKEHLEINLGGLSVEQALSGNRLFILDHHDAFIAYLRKINDLPTAKSYATRTILFLKDDGTLKPLAIELSLPHPRGDEFGAVSRVVLPADQGAESTIWLIAKAYVVVNDSCYHQLMSHWLNTHAVIEPFVIATNRHLSVLHPIYKLLLPHYRDTMNINGLARQSLINAGGIIEQSFLPGPFAVEMSSAVYKGWVFTDQALPADLIKRGMAVEDPSSPYGLRLVIDDYPYAVDGLEIWSAIQTWVKDYVSLYYATDDAVKKDSELQAWWKEAVEKGHGDLKDKPWWPKLNTLQDLIHICCIIIWTASALHAAVNFGQYPYGGFILNRPTLTRRLLPEPGTKEYGELTSNHQKAYLRTITGKTEALVDLTVIEILSRHASDEVYLGQRDNPNWTDDTKAIQAFKKFGNKLKEIEDKISGRNKNSSLRNRNGPAQMPYTVLLPTSGEGLTFRGIPNSISI, encoded by the exons ATGTTTGGCATCTTAGGAGGCAATAAGGGGCACAAGATCAAGGGTACTGTGGTGTTGATGAGCAAGAATGTGTTGGACTTCAACGAAATAGTGTCCACTACTCAGGGTGGTTTGGTTGGTGCTGCCACCGGCATCTTCGGTGCTGCCACCGGTATTGTTGGTGGAGTTGTCGATGGTGCTACTGCCATCTTCAGTCGCAACATTGCCATCCAGTTGATCAGTGCCACCAAGACTGATg GACTtggaaatgggaaagttggaaaGCAAACCTATTTGGAGAAACATCTTCCTTCGTTACCAACCTTGGGAGACAGGCAAGATGCATTCAGCGTTTATTTTGAATGGGATAATGATTTTGGAATTCCAGGAGCATTTTACATCAAAAATTTtatgcaatctgaatttttcCTCGTGAGTGTCACTCTTGAAGACATTCCAAATCATGGAACCATTCACTTTGTTTGCAACTCATGGGTTTACAATGCAAAAAGTTACAAAAGGGATCGCATTTTCTTTGCTAATAAG ACATATCTTCCAAATGAAACTCCAACTCCACTAGTGAAGTACAGAAAAGAAGAATTGGAAAATCTAAGAGGAGATGGAAAAGGAGAGCGCAAGGAATATGATAGGATCTATGATTATGATGTCTATAATGATTTGGGTAACCCAGACAAGAGCAATGATCTAGCTCGTCCTGTTCTTGGAGGGTCTAGTGCCTATCCATATCCTCGCAGGGGAAGAACTGGTAGAAAACCAACAACAAAAG ACTCTAAGAGTGAGTCACCATCCAGCAGCACCTACATCCCAAGAGATGAGAACTTTGGTCACTTGAAGTCATCAGATTTCCTTACATATGGAATAAAATCCATAGCTCAAACCGTTTTACCTACATTTCAATCTGCATTTGGTTTAAATGCCGAGTTTGATAGGTTTGACGACGTGCGTGGACTCTTTGAAGGTGGAATTCATCTCCCTACAGATGCACTCAGTAAAATTAGCCCCCTACCAGTGCTCAAGGAAATCTTCCGCACTGATGGTGAACAAGTCCTCAAGTTTCCACCACCTCATGTCATCAAAG TTAGTAAGTCTGCATGGATGACTGATGAAGAATTTGGAAGAGAGATGCTTGCTGGTGTTAATCCATGCCTAATTGAGTGCCTTCAA GTGTTCCCTCCAAAGAGCAAGCTAGATCCCACAGTGTATGGTGATCAAACTAGTACAATAACCAAAGAACACTTAGAGATCAACCTTGGTGGACTCTCTGTGGAACAG GCACTGAGTGGTAACAGATTGTTCATATTAGATCACCATGATGCATTCATCGCATATCTGAGGAAGATCAATGACCTTCCCACTGCAAAGTCTTATGCCACAAGGACCATCCTTTTCTTGAAAGATGATGGCACCTTAAAGCCATTGGCCATCGAATTAAGTTTGCCACATCCTAGGGGAGATGAGTTTGGTGCCGTTAGTAGAGTCGTCTTGCCCGCAGACCAAGGTGCTGAAAGTACAATTTGGCTAATTGCCAAGGCATATGTTGTTGTCAATGACTCCTGCTATCATCAACTCATGAGCCACTG GTTAAATACTCATGCTGTGATTGAACCATTTGTCATAGCAACAAACAGGCATCTTAGTGTGCTCCACCCTATTTATAAACTTTTGTTGCCTCACTATCGTGACACCATGAACATCAATGGACTCGCAAGACAATCACTCATCAATGCAGGTGGCATTATTGAGCAATCATTTCTGCCTGGGCCATTTGCTGTGGAGATGTCTTCGGCAGTTTACAAGGGGTGGGTTTTCACTGATCAAGCCCTTCCTGCGGATCTTATCAAGAG AGGAATGGCAGTGGAGGATCCATCCTCTCCCTATGGCCTTCGCCTTGTGATAGATGACTACCCTTATGCTGTTGATGGACTAGAGATATGGAGTGCTATCCAGACATGGGTTAAGGACTACGTCTCCTTGTACTATGCCACGGATGATGCAGTTAAGAAAGACTCAGAACTCCAAGCTTGGTGGAAGGAAGCTGTTGAGAAGGGTCACGGTGACTTGAAAGACAAGCCATGGTGGCCTAAGTTGAACACTCTTCAAGATCTGATTCACATTTGCTGCATTATTATATGGACTGCTTCAGCACTCCATGCAGCTGTGAATTTCGGACAATACCCTTATGGCGGTTTCATCCTAAATCGTCCAACTCTAACCAGAAGATTGCTCCCAGAGCCAGGAACCAAAGAATATGGTGAACTTACCAGTAATCATCAAAAGGCTTATTTGAGAACAATTACAGGAAAGACTGAGGCCCTTGTGGACCTAACAGTGATAGAGATATTGTCAAGGCATGCTTCTGATGAGGTCTACCTTGGACAGAGGGACAATCCAAATTGGACTGATGACACAAAGGCAATTCAAGCCTTTAAGAAGTTTGGAAACAAGCTGAAGGAAATTGAGGACAAAATCTCAGGGAGGAACAAGAATTCAAGCCTTAGGAACCGTAATGGACCGGCGCAGATGCCCTACACTGTGCTTCTTCCTACCAGTGGGGAAGGCCTTACTTTCAGAGGAATTCCCAACAGCATCTCTATCTAA